The Lonsdalea populi genome window below encodes:
- the ftsE gene encoding cell division ATP-binding protein FtsE, whose amino-acid sequence MIRFEQVSKAYRGGRQALQGVDFHVRPAEMVFLTGHSGAGKSTLLKLICGIERPSAGQILFGGHDISRLKKSEIPFLRRQVGMIFQDHHLLMDRSVYENVAMPLIISGASVEDIRRRVSAALDKVGLLDKARSYPIQLSGGEQQRVGIARAVVNKPVVLLADEPTGNLDDELSEDILRLFEEFNRVGVTVLMATHDTGLIASRRYRVLTLSQGHMLGDNVHG is encoded by the coding sequence ATGATTCGTTTCGAGCAGGTCAGTAAGGCGTATCGTGGCGGTCGCCAGGCATTGCAAGGCGTTGATTTTCATGTCCGGCCTGCGGAGATGGTCTTTCTGACCGGCCACTCAGGCGCCGGGAAAAGCACCCTGTTAAAGTTGATTTGCGGGATAGAACGGCCGAGCGCGGGGCAGATCCTGTTCGGCGGTCATGACATCAGCCGTTTGAAGAAGAGCGAGATCCCCTTCCTGCGCCGTCAGGTCGGCATGATTTTTCAGGATCACCATCTGCTGATGGATCGCTCCGTTTATGAAAACGTGGCGATGCCGCTCATCATCTCCGGCGCTTCGGTGGAAGACATCCGCCGTCGCGTGTCGGCGGCGCTGGATAAGGTGGGGCTGCTGGACAAAGCGCGCAGCTACCCCATTCAGCTCTCCGGGGGGGAACAACAGCGGGTGGGCATTGCCCGTGCGGTGGTGAATAAACCCGTGGTGCTGCTGGCTGATGAACCGACCGGCAACCTCGACGACGAATTGTCCGAAGATATCCTGCGCCTGTTTGAAGAGTTTAACCGTGTCGGCGTTACGGTGCTGATGGCAACCCACGATACGGGGCTGATTGCCAGCCGCCGTTACCGGGTTTTGACGCTGTCTCAAGGTCACATGCTGGGAGATAACGTCCATGGCTAA
- the ftsX gene encoding permease-like cell division protein FtsX, with protein MANHQVRRKEKHKRPVSKARALKGGWQEQWRYAWGNTLRDMLRQPLATLLTIMVIAISLTLPSICYLVWKNVSQAATLWYPTPQLTIYLDKSLDDKTAEGVIAKIQTTDGVDKVNYLSRNEAMGEFRNWSGFGGALDMLEENPLPAVAIVTPKMTFQSAETMTSLRDRITTIEGVDEVRMDDSWYSRLVAMTGLVGQVAFTIGVLMLVAVFLVIGNSIRLSIFSRRDTINVMKLIGATDGFILRPFLNGGAMLGLCGAVLSLILSQALVWKLSAATAQVAAVFGTTFAVKGMGWDEGLLLLLVAAMIGWLAAWLATVQHLRRFTPE; from the coding sequence ATGGCTAATCATCAGGTTCGCAGAAAAGAAAAACACAAACGCCCTGTCAGTAAGGCCCGTGCGCTTAAAGGCGGCTGGCAGGAACAATGGCGCTACGCCTGGGGGAACACGCTGCGGGATATGCTGCGTCAGCCGCTGGCGACGCTACTGACCATCATGGTTATCGCCATTTCCCTGACGCTGCCGAGCATCTGTTATCTGGTGTGGAAAAACGTCAGTCAGGCAGCGACGCTGTGGTATCCCACTCCGCAGCTGACAATCTATCTGGATAAATCGCTGGATGACAAAACGGCAGAGGGCGTGATCGCCAAAATTCAGACGACGGATGGGGTCGATAAGGTCAACTATCTGTCGCGCAATGAGGCGATGGGTGAATTCCGCAATTGGTCCGGCTTCGGCGGCGCATTGGATATGCTGGAAGAAAATCCGTTGCCGGCGGTGGCTATTGTGACGCCCAAAATGACGTTCCAGAGCGCCGAGACAATGACGTCCCTGCGGGACCGTATTACCACCATTGAAGGTGTCGATGAAGTACGAATGGACGACAGCTGGTATTCGCGTCTGGTGGCGATGACCGGATTAGTCGGGCAAGTCGCCTTTACGATCGGCGTGCTGATGCTCGTGGCGGTCTTCCTGGTGATCGGGAACAGCATCCGTCTGAGCATTTTCAGCCGTAGAGATACCATCAACGTCATGAAACTGATCGGCGCGACCGACGGCTTCATCCTGCGGCCATTCCTGAACGGTGGGGCGATGTTGGGACTGTGCGGCGCGGTGCTGTCCCTCATCCTATCTCAGGCGCTGGTGTGGAAGCTCTCTGCGGCTACGGCACAGGTCGCCGCCGTATTCGGCACGACATTCGCAGTGAAGGGAATGGGCTGGGATGAAGGACTGCTGTTATTGCTGGTTGCCGCGATGATCGGCTGGCTGGCTGCGTGGTTGGCCACGGTTCAACATTTACGACGCTTTACACCGGAGTAA
- the ftsY gene encoding signal recognition particle-docking protein FtsY: protein MAKQKKRGFFSWLGLGRQEEENSEQPQTLPESGETAHSDPDAQIVSTEASAPQEAERQPLNPDDDAPAPVEREEAAEAADEAPLGEMPEESEVVDKTVDEPVTATAQKAVPQAVEGLDSSAQTALPEDVLLQEEALETARQDMEDAVSRAQPEAEPEAVDDEPLAVIVAQAEVLEDEPAESVEETVLTPTAPPQEQERPAKEGFFSRLKRSLVKTRQNLGSGFVSLFRGKKIDDDLFEELEEQLLIADVGMDTTRKIIASLTEHASRKQLKDAEALMALLKEEMAAILEKVDEPLNIEGKTPFVILMVGVNGVGKTTTIGKMARQYQAQGKSVMLAAGDTFRAAAVEQLQIWGERNNVPVVAQHTGADSASVIFDAIQAAKARGVDVLIADTAGRLQNKSHLMEELKKIVRVMKKLDDQAPHEVMLTLDASTGQNAVSQAKLFNEAVGLSGIALTKLDGTAKGGVIFAIADQFGIPIRYIGVGERIEDLRPFKADDFIEALFARED, encoded by the coding sequence ATGGCTAAACAGAAAAAGCGCGGATTTTTTTCCTGGCTGGGATTGGGACGTCAGGAAGAAGAAAATAGTGAGCAACCGCAGACACTTCCTGAATCAGGCGAGACGGCGCACTCAGATCCGGATGCGCAGATCGTATCTACTGAAGCCTCGGCGCCCCAAGAGGCTGAACGCCAGCCGTTGAACCCGGACGATGACGCGCCGGCGCCCGTCGAGCGGGAAGAGGCCGCCGAGGCCGCGGATGAAGCCCCGTTGGGCGAGATGCCGGAAGAGTCGGAAGTCGTCGACAAGACGGTGGATGAGCCGGTTACCGCCACCGCTCAGAAAGCGGTGCCGCAGGCGGTCGAAGGATTGGATAGCTCGGCGCAAACCGCATTGCCGGAAGACGTCCTGTTGCAGGAAGAGGCGCTGGAAACAGCGCGCCAGGACATGGAAGACGCCGTGTCTCGCGCCCAACCGGAAGCGGAGCCTGAAGCCGTCGACGATGAACCGCTAGCGGTCATCGTTGCGCAGGCTGAAGTGCTGGAAGATGAGCCCGCAGAGTCCGTCGAGGAAACGGTGTTAACGCCGACGGCACCGCCTCAGGAGCAGGAGCGTCCTGCCAAAGAGGGTTTCTTTAGCCGCCTCAAGCGCAGCCTGGTCAAAACCCGGCAGAATCTGGGTTCTGGATTTGTCTCATTGTTTCGCGGTAAGAAAATTGACGACGATCTGTTTGAAGAACTCGAAGAGCAGCTGCTGATTGCGGATGTGGGGATGGATACCACCCGCAAGATCATCGCCAGTCTGACGGAACACGCCAGCCGCAAGCAGCTGAAAGACGCCGAAGCGCTGATGGCGCTGTTGAAAGAAGAGATGGCCGCCATTCTGGAAAAAGTGGATGAGCCGCTGAATATCGAAGGCAAAACGCCGTTTGTGATTCTGATGGTCGGCGTGAACGGCGTGGGAAAAACCACCACTATCGGCAAAATGGCCCGCCAATATCAGGCTCAGGGCAAGTCGGTGATGCTGGCCGCGGGGGATACCTTCCGCGCGGCGGCGGTGGAACAGCTACAGATTTGGGGTGAGCGCAACAACGTGCCGGTTGTGGCGCAGCATACCGGGGCGGACTCTGCTTCCGTTATTTTTGACGCGATTCAGGCGGCGAAAGCGCGCGGCGTAGACGTGTTGATCGCCGATACGGCGGGCCGTCTGCAGAACAAATCCCATCTGATGGAAGAGTTGAAAAAAATCGTCCGGGTGATGAAGAAACTAGACGATCAGGCGCCGCATGAAGTGATGCTGACGCTGGATGCCAGCACCGGCCAGAATGCGGTGAGTCAGGCTAAACTGTTTAACGAGGCGGTAGGGCTGAGCGGTATCGCCCTCACCAAGCTGGACGGAACGGCAAAAGGCGGCGTGATCTTCGCCATCGCCGATCAGTTCGGTATTCCTATCCGCTATATCGGGGTAGGGGAGCGCATCGAGGATTTAAGGCCATTCAAGGCTGACGATTTTATTGAGGCACTTTTTGCCCGTGAGGACTAA
- the tusA gene encoding sulfurtransferase TusA: MTDIFAHADLTLDTLGLRCPEPVMLVRKTVRGMAAGETLLILADDPATTRDIPGFCVFMEHELLGQSTDALPYRYLLRKAGK; encoded by the coding sequence ATGACCGATATTTTTGCCCACGCCGATCTAACCCTCGACACGCTAGGACTGCGCTGCCCGGAACCTGTAATGCTGGTGCGCAAGACAGTTCGCGGCATGGCTGCGGGAGAGACGCTGCTGATTCTTGCCGATGACCCCGCGACGACGCGTGATATTCCCGGCTTCTGCGTATTTATGGAGCACGAGCTGCTCGGTCAGTCGACGGATGCCTTGCCCTACCGTTATCTCCTGCGCAAAGCGGGAAAATAG
- a CDS encoding DUF1820 family protein, with translation MSNESALYRIQFMNNGKNYQLYVRELAQSALFGFIEIADFVFESPSELLVDPSTEKLKTEFAGVDRSYIPLQAVIRIDSVKERERGSSRIAELGDNVTHFPYLPGKKT, from the coding sequence ATGAGTAATGAATCCGCACTCTACCGCATTCAATTTATGAACAACGGCAAGAACTATCAGCTTTATGTGCGAGAGTTGGCGCAGAGCGCGTTGTTCGGCTTTATCGAAATCGCCGACTTCGTGTTTGAAAGCCCGTCGGAGCTGCTGGTCGATCCGAGTACGGAAAAGCTGAAGACCGAATTCGCCGGCGTTGATCGCAGCTATATTCCGCTGCAGGCGGTGATTCGCATCGATTCGGTGAAGGAGCGGGAGCGCGGCAGTTCACGGATTGCCGAACTCGGCGACAATGTGACCCATTTTCCTTACCTGCCCGGTAAAAAAACCTGA
- the rpoH gene encoding RNA polymerase sigma factor RpoH, giving the protein MTKDMQTFTLVPQGSLEGYIRAANAYPMLTAEEERALAERLHFEGDLDAAKQLILSHLRFVVHVARNYSGYGLPQADLIQEGNIGLMKAVRRFNPDIGVRLVSFAVHWIKAEIHEYVLRNWRIVKVATTKAQRKLFFNLRKTKQRLGWFNQDEVEVVARELGVTSKDVLEMESRMAAQDMTFDPAPEDDAQPGHGMAPILYLQDKTSDFADGIEEDNWESHAADKLAHAMEGLDERSQHIIRARWLDDDNKSTLQELADRYGVSAERVRQLEKNAMKKLRTAIEA; this is encoded by the coding sequence ATGACCAAAGATATGCAAACTTTCACCTTAGTTCCCCAGGGCAGTCTGGAAGGGTATATTCGTGCCGCCAATGCCTATCCGATGCTGACGGCGGAGGAAGAGCGGGCGCTGGCTGAACGGCTGCATTTTGAGGGAGACCTGGATGCGGCCAAGCAGCTGATCCTGTCACACCTGCGCTTTGTTGTTCACGTAGCCCGTAACTATTCCGGCTATGGCCTGCCGCAGGCGGATTTGATACAGGAAGGCAATATCGGCCTCATGAAGGCCGTGCGCCGGTTTAACCCCGACATCGGCGTCCGACTGGTCTCTTTCGCCGTGCACTGGATCAAGGCGGAAATCCACGAATATGTGCTGCGCAACTGGCGCATCGTCAAAGTTGCCACGACCAAAGCTCAGCGTAAGCTGTTCTTTAACCTGCGTAAAACCAAGCAGCGTTTGGGCTGGTTTAATCAGGACGAAGTCGAGGTGGTCGCGCGTGAACTCGGCGTGACCAGTAAAGACGTGCTCGAGATGGAATCCCGCATGGCGGCGCAGGACATGACTTTCGACCCGGCGCCGGAAGACGATGCGCAGCCGGGACACGGTATGGCCCCCATTCTGTACCTGCAGGACAAAACGTCTGACTTTGCCGATGGCATTGAGGAAGACAACTGGGAAAGCCACGCGGCCGACAAGCTGGCCCACGCGATGGAAGGTCTGGACGAGCGCAGTCAACACATCATTCGCGCCCGTTGGCTGGACGACGACAATAAGTCCACCTTGCAGGAACTGGCCGATCGCTACGGCGTTTCCGCCGAGCGCGTGCGCCAGTTGGAAAAGAACGCGATGAAAAAGCTGCGCACGGCGATAGAAGCTTAG
- a CDS encoding DUF1145 family protein, whose product MWINLGRLLMLGVWGFLIMNLIQPFPRPLNIFMTVAMVFMVLMHGMQYLLLKASQPKDAPPISGMTQLRIFLFGVFELMAWQHHQPQDSKPEKR is encoded by the coding sequence ATTTGGATTAATCTCGGACGATTACTGATGCTGGGCGTGTGGGGCTTTCTGATCATGAACCTGATTCAGCCGTTTCCACGGCCGTTGAATATCTTCATGACGGTGGCGATGGTGTTCATGGTGCTGATGCACGGCATGCAGTATCTGCTGCTGAAGGCCAGTCAGCCGAAAGACGCCCCGCCCATCAGCGGAATGACGCAACTACGGATCTTTTTGTTCGGGGTGTTCGAGCTGATGGCATGGCAGCATCATCAGCCGCAGGACAGCAAGCCGGAAAAGCGCTAG
- a CDS encoding lysoplasmalogenase yields the protein MLWSFIAVLFSGWLYVDASYRGPTWQRWLFKPLTLLLLIALAWQAPMLNVPAYLIVLGLLATIAGDTLLLLPAQRMLYAIGAYFAAHLLYTISFLSTQMTLNVFWPLPLLLAIVSALLVAMLWTKLDRLRLPVCAFIAMTAVMVWVAGGPYFAVSTDYNLSLLVGAALLFIGHASWLIYHFRFKFPAHQVILAICYFGGHFLIVRSIYA from the coding sequence ATGCTTTGGTCATTTATTGCCGTTCTTTTTTCCGGCTGGCTGTACGTCGACGCCAGCTATCGTGGTCCCACCTGGCAACGCTGGCTGTTCAAGCCCCTCACCTTACTCTTGCTGATCGCGCTGGCCTGGCAGGCGCCGATGCTGAACGTCCCGGCCTACCTGATCGTACTGGGCCTGCTGGCGACCATCGCCGGCGATACCCTACTGCTGCTGCCCGCGCAGCGAATGTTGTACGCCATCGGCGCTTACTTCGCCGCGCATTTGCTCTACACCATCAGCTTCCTGTCCACCCAAATGACGCTGAATGTGTTCTGGCCGCTGCCGCTGCTGCTCGCCATCGTGTCGGCGTTGCTGGTTGCGATGCTGTGGACCAAGCTGGATAGGCTGCGTCTGCCGGTCTGCGCCTTTATCGCCATGACCGCCGTCATGGTGTGGGTGGCGGGCGGCCCCTACTTTGCCGTGAGCACCGACTACAACCTGTCGCTGCTGGTCGGCGCGGCCCTGCTCTTTATCGGGCATGCGTCCTGGCTGATTTATCACTTCCGCTTTAAATTCCCGGCGCATCAGGTGATTCTGGCCATCTGCTATTTTGGCGGCCATTTCCTGATCGTGCGTTCCATTTATGCCTGA
- a CDS encoding 7-cyano-7-deazaguanine/7-aminomethyl-7-deazaguanine transporter, with amino-acid sequence MFDFTPQQRLTALCWLTLFHILIITSSNYLVQLPVSVFGFHTTWGAFTFPFIFLATDLTVRIFGAPLARRIILLVMIPALAISYLVSTLFYDGGWQGFASLSQVNIVVARIACASFMAYVLGQILDVHVFNRLRQRSAWWVAPSVSTVIGNLCDTLAFFFIAFYRSPDPFMSSHWVEIALVDYTFKILICGILFLPMYGIMLNVLLKRLSERTPQAA; translated from the coding sequence ATGTTTGACTTTACGCCGCAGCAGCGGCTGACAGCATTGTGCTGGCTCACGCTATTCCACATTCTGATCATCACCTCCAGTAACTATTTAGTGCAGCTGCCGGTTTCCGTGTTTGGCTTTCACACGACCTGGGGTGCCTTCACCTTCCCGTTTATTTTTCTGGCGACGGACCTGACGGTGCGGATTTTCGGCGCGCCATTGGCGCGGCGCATTATTCTGCTGGTGATGATCCCGGCGCTGGCGATTTCCTACCTGGTTTCCACGCTGTTTTATGACGGAGGCTGGCAGGGTTTTGCGTCGCTGAGTCAGGTCAATATCGTGGTCGCCCGCATCGCCTGCGCCAGCTTTATGGCTTATGTGCTGGGACAAATTCTGGACGTCCATGTCTTTAACCGCCTGCGGCAGCGTAGCGCTTGGTGGGTCGCGCCCTCGGTCTCCACCGTGATCGGCAACCTCTGCGACACGCTGGCGTTCTTTTTTATCGCGTTCTATCGCAGCCCGGACCCGTTCATGTCCTCGCACTGGGTTGAAATCGCGCTGGTGGATTACACTTTCAAGATCCTGATTTGCGGGATTCTGTTCCTGCCGATGTACGGCATCATGCTGAATGTGCTGCTCAAACGTTTGAGCGAACGGACGCCGCAGGCGGCATAA
- the rsmD gene encoding 16S rRNA (guanine(966)-N(2))-methyltransferase has translation MAKQHATSAPGQIRIIGGQWRGRKLPVPHSPGLRPTTDRVRETLFNWLAPVIQQARCLDCFAGSGALALEALSRYAAHATLLEAERGIARQLSQNLSLLRAENASVIHTDALQWLSRPGETFDVVFLDPPFRQGLLNNTVNLLETQGWLADDAWIYIETEAENRTLNLPTNWQLHREKVAGQVAYRLYARS, from the coding sequence ATGGCAAAACAACATGCTACATCCGCACCCGGACAAATTCGAATCATCGGCGGCCAGTGGCGCGGCAGAAAACTTCCCGTTCCCCACAGCCCCGGCCTGCGCCCCACCACCGATCGTGTGCGGGAAACGCTGTTTAACTGGCTGGCGCCGGTGATCCAGCAGGCACGTTGTCTGGACTGCTTTGCAGGCAGCGGCGCATTGGCGCTGGAAGCGCTGTCGCGGTATGCCGCTCACGCCACACTGCTGGAGGCAGAGCGCGGCATTGCGCGTCAGCTCAGCCAGAATCTCTCGCTGCTGCGGGCGGAAAACGCCAGCGTGATCCATACTGATGCGCTGCAGTGGCTGTCTCGGCCAGGAGAGACCTTTGACGTGGTCTTTCTCGATCCACCGTTTCGACAGGGATTGTTGAACAACACGGTCAACCTGCTGGAAACGCAAGGTTGGCTGGCGGACGACGCCTGGATCTATATTGAAACAGAGGCGGAAAACCGCACCCTGAACCTTCCGACCAACTGGCAATTGCACCGTGAAAAAGTCGCGGGCCAGGTCGCCTACCGGCTTTACGCGCGCAGCTGA